A stretch of DNA from Paenibacillus sp. FSL W8-0186:
TTTTTCGCGTAGGCCAGATCCGCCTCGTCAAAGACGACGACCTTCAGGCTCTGGCTGTAAGGATGATCCCGGTCTGCCAGCCGTGATACAACGTCGTCCAGCGCGCTCCAGTCGGTCGTCATGCCCGAGCTGGGCGGCTTCGGCGACAGGGTCACCTGGTCGATCTCGGCGAGCCAGTCCTGCCAGCGGGAGCCCTGCGTCTCGACGGCAACGGCAATCCCATTGTCATGGAGCAGTGTCACCAATGCGCCGAGCCCGCCGAGGAGGGCAGGGTTGCCGCCGGACAGCGTCACATGGGAGAAGCGGCTGCCGCCTAGAGCTTGCAGCTCGGCATAAATATCCTCGGCCGTCATCGTGCGGATATCATCCTTGGCGCTGCCGTCCCAGGTAAAGGCCGAATCGCACCAGGAGCAGCGGTAGTCGCAGCCCGCCGTGCGGACGAACATCGTCTTCTGGCCGATGACCATGCCTTCCCCTTGAATCGTTGGCCCGAATATTTCCAGGACGGGAATCGGCTGATGCTGGTTACTCACCGTTCATCCACTCCCGTCTCGCTTCGGCATAGCTGGTCGGCGTCTCGTAGAGGCGGACGAATTCCACTCGGGCCTGCAGCTCGGGGGAACGGTAAGCCTCTTTTTGCAGCGCCTGCTCCATTTGCTCATACAGCCATACGGCCATATTTTCCGCCGTTGTATTCATCAGCGGCAGCGACTCGTTCAGATACTGGTGATCGAGA
This window harbors:
- the queE gene encoding 7-carboxy-7-deazaguanine synthase QueE; this encodes MSNQHQPIPVLEIFGPTIQGEGMVIGQKTMFVRTAGCDYRCSWCDSAFTWDGSAKDDIRTMTAEDIYAELQALGGSRFSHVTLSGGNPALLGGLGALVTLLHDNGIAVAVETQGSRWQDWLAEIDQVTLSPKPPSSGMTTDWSALDDVVSRLADRDHPYSQSLKVVVFDEADLAYAKKVHARYPDIPFFLQVGNPDVRRMDIQQHTADLLERYEQLIDQVVADPELNDVRVLPQLHALVWGNKRGV